A region of Pyxidicoccus parkwaysis DNA encodes the following proteins:
- a CDS encoding catalase: protein MRLRKTAAKNPPTSLKSESLEAFRMHPEGQRLTTDQGIPISETDNSLKAGVRGPTLLEDFHFREKMMRFDHERIPERVVHARGTGAHGYFQVYKSLEKYTQARFLTDPSLRTPVFVRFSTVGGSRGSADTVRDVRGFATKFYTPEGNFDLVGNNMPVFFIQDGIKFPDFVHSVKPEPHNEIPQASSAHDSLWDFVSLVPETAHMVMWLMSDRAIPRSLRMMEGFGVHTFRLVNAEGKATLVKFHWKPLLGMHALVWDEAQKLSGKDPDFHRRDLWEAIEAGNFPEFELGLQLIPEEDVLKYGFDLLDATKVLPEEQVPVQRVGKLTLDRNPDNFFAETEQVAFCVANVVPGIDFTNDPLMQARLFSYLDTQLTRLGGPNFAEIPINRPLAPVHNHQQDGFMRQAIPTSRANYHPNSLGGGCPFLANPKEAFNHLQERVDGRKIRARSESFNDHFSQATMFFKSLTQPEQEHLIAALEFEVSKVERAEIRERVVNQILVNIDMGIATRVARAVGVAPPKPVKPPKAGKKVKNTVESSPALSMDNTVKDSIKTRKVAALVAEGFAGKELAHVRKRLESEGAIVEVVGPSLSPVKGDDGDTVVPLKTYLTASSVMYDAVYVPGGARSVEMLKKVPLAVDFVREAFVHCKPLALSGEAGTLLDTAGVAQLAPAPPAKGVDAALGVVRSVKTETKGFSQLFVSAIAAHRHWAREAPPPA, encoded by the coding sequence ATGCGTCTGCGCAAAACCGCCGCGAAGAATCCACCCACGTCCCTGAAGAGCGAGAGCCTGGAAGCCTTCCGGATGCACCCGGAAGGGCAGCGGCTCACCACGGACCAGGGGATTCCCATCTCCGAAACGGACAACTCGCTGAAGGCGGGCGTCCGGGGCCCCACGCTCCTGGAGGACTTCCACTTCCGCGAGAAGATGATGCGCTTCGACCACGAGCGCATCCCCGAGCGCGTGGTGCACGCGCGCGGCACCGGAGCCCACGGCTACTTCCAGGTCTACAAGTCGCTGGAGAAGTACACGCAGGCGCGCTTCCTCACGGACCCGTCGCTGCGCACGCCCGTCTTCGTCCGCTTCTCCACCGTGGGCGGCTCGCGCGGCTCGGCGGACACCGTGCGCGACGTGCGGGGCTTCGCGACGAAGTTCTACACGCCCGAGGGGAACTTCGACCTCGTGGGCAACAACATGCCCGTCTTCTTCATCCAGGACGGCATCAAGTTCCCGGACTTCGTCCACTCGGTGAAGCCCGAGCCGCACAACGAGATTCCGCAGGCCTCCTCCGCGCACGACTCGCTGTGGGACTTCGTCTCGCTCGTCCCGGAGACGGCGCACATGGTGATGTGGCTGATGTCGGACCGCGCCATTCCGCGCAGCCTCCGGATGATGGAGGGCTTCGGCGTCCATACGTTCCGGCTCGTGAATGCGGAGGGCAAGGCAACGCTGGTGAAGTTCCACTGGAAGCCGCTGCTCGGCATGCACGCCCTGGTCTGGGACGAGGCGCAGAAGCTGTCCGGCAAGGACCCGGACTTCCACCGGCGAGACTTGTGGGAGGCGATTGAGGCCGGCAACTTCCCCGAGTTCGAGCTGGGCCTGCAGCTGATTCCCGAGGAGGACGTGCTGAAGTACGGCTTCGACCTCCTGGACGCGACGAAGGTGCTGCCGGAGGAGCAGGTGCCGGTGCAGCGGGTGGGCAAGCTGACGCTGGACCGCAACCCGGACAACTTCTTCGCGGAGACGGAGCAGGTGGCCTTCTGCGTGGCCAACGTGGTGCCGGGCATCGACTTCACCAATGACCCGCTGATGCAGGCGCGGCTGTTCTCGTACCTGGACACGCAGCTGACGCGGCTGGGCGGGCCGAACTTCGCGGAGATTCCCATCAACCGGCCGCTGGCGCCGGTGCACAACCACCAGCAGGACGGCTTCATGCGGCAGGCCATTCCCACGAGCCGGGCGAACTACCACCCGAACTCGCTGGGCGGCGGCTGCCCGTTCCTCGCGAATCCGAAGGAGGCGTTCAACCACCTGCAGGAGCGCGTGGACGGGCGGAAGATTCGAGCGCGGAGCGAGAGCTTCAACGACCACTTCAGCCAGGCGACGATGTTCTTCAAGAGCCTGACGCAGCCGGAGCAGGAGCACCTGATTGCCGCGCTGGAGTTCGAGGTGAGCAAGGTGGAGCGGGCGGAGATTCGCGAGCGCGTGGTGAATCAAATCCTGGTGAACATCGACATGGGGATTGCCACGCGGGTGGCGCGCGCGGTGGGCGTGGCGCCTCCGAAGCCGGTGAAGCCTCCCAAGGCGGGCAAGAAGGTGAAGAACACGGTGGAGTCGTCACCGGCGTTGAGCATGGACAACACGGTGAAGGACTCCATCAAGACGCGGAAGGTGGCGGCGCTGGTGGCGGAGGGCTTCGCGGGGAAGGAGCTGGCCCACGTGCGCAAGCGGCTGGAGTCCGAGGGCGCCATCGTGGAGGTGGTGGGCCCCTCGCTGAGCCCGGTGAAGGGGGATGACGGGGACACGGTGGTGCCGCTGAAGACGTACCTGACGGCATCGTCCGTCATGTACGACGCCGTCTACGTGCCGGGTGGAGCCAGGAGCGTGGAGATGCTGAAGAAGGTGCCGCTGGCGGTGGACTTCGTGCGCGAGGCCTTCGTGCACTGCAAGCCGCTGGCGCTCTCGGGCGAGGCGGGGACGCTGCTCGACACGGCGGGTGTCGCGCAGCTCGCGCCGGCTCCCCCGGCGAAGGGCGTGGACGCCGCGCTCGGCGTGGTGCGGAGCGTGAAGACGGAGACGAAGGGCTTCAGCCAGCTCTTCGTCTCCGCCATCGCCGCGCACCGGCACTGGGCGCGCGAGGCGCCTCCGCCGGCATAG
- a CDS encoding DUF4041 domain-containing protein has protein sequence MGESMQPEIVAPALVSLVLAGLLVRTFIQLRALRQRFKPVLDVEAERQRILAEVERTKAEAAQTLALERNKAAAELARNREEADASIRSARADLERAKSAADEAIRLDRTRMDAELTRANERASAIVQNAEARRQQALSEQMQLKAAIANLQAELRPLEEEAVLRSYGLYKPIYNLSSSEKYEQRLEDIRDQQKSMLKDKKAAFCRIEWEVNGSKAEGRKQTERTLKLMLRAFNGEADACVAKVTYKNIKAMEARIEKAAEAISGLTEIQQCYISNKYVDLKLEELRLAHEYEEKLQEEKEEQRRIREQMREEEAAQRELEKAKLEAEREAKRDEEALRKARTELEKTQGAEQQKLMERIAELERRVAEDQERTRAISQAQLTRTGHVYVISNIGSFGENVFKLGMTRRLVPQDRIDELGDASVPFQFDVHAIIRTTDAPALEAALHRTFAHRRVNRINERKEFFRVTLDEIAKAVREHHGEFELTRLAEAEEYRKTLALLDEEQNAAPGSAPAVASQERAVA, from the coding sequence ATGGGGGAGTCGATGCAGCCTGAAATCGTGGCGCCCGCGCTCGTGAGTCTGGTGTTGGCGGGGCTGCTCGTCCGCACCTTCATCCAGCTCCGCGCCCTACGGCAGCGTTTCAAGCCCGTGCTCGACGTGGAGGCCGAGCGGCAACGCATCCTCGCCGAAGTCGAACGCACCAAGGCGGAGGCCGCACAGACGCTGGCCCTGGAGCGGAACAAGGCGGCGGCGGAGCTGGCTCGAAACCGCGAGGAAGCTGACGCCAGCATCCGGAGCGCCCGCGCGGACCTGGAGCGCGCGAAGTCCGCGGCCGATGAGGCCATCCGCCTGGACCGGACGCGCATGGACGCGGAGCTGACCCGAGCGAATGAGCGGGCGAGCGCCATCGTCCAGAACGCGGAGGCTCGCCGTCAGCAGGCCCTCTCGGAGCAGATGCAGCTCAAGGCGGCCATTGCCAACCTCCAGGCCGAGCTCCGTCCCCTGGAGGAGGAAGCCGTCCTCCGCTCCTACGGCCTCTACAAGCCCATCTACAACCTGTCCTCGTCGGAGAAGTACGAGCAGCGCCTGGAGGACATCCGCGACCAGCAGAAGTCGATGCTGAAGGACAAGAAGGCCGCCTTCTGCCGAATCGAGTGGGAGGTCAACGGCAGCAAGGCGGAGGGGCGCAAACAGACGGAGCGCACGTTGAAGCTGATGCTCCGCGCCTTCAACGGAGAAGCGGACGCCTGCGTCGCCAAGGTGACCTACAAGAACATCAAGGCCATGGAGGCGCGCATCGAGAAGGCCGCCGAGGCCATCAGCGGCCTCACCGAAATCCAGCAGTGCTACATCTCCAACAAGTACGTGGACCTGAAGCTGGAGGAGCTGCGGCTCGCCCACGAGTACGAGGAGAAGCTGCAAGAGGAGAAGGAAGAGCAGCGGCGCATCCGCGAGCAGATGCGCGAGGAGGAGGCCGCGCAGCGCGAGCTGGAGAAGGCGAAGCTCGAAGCCGAGCGCGAGGCGAAGCGGGACGAAGAAGCCCTGCGCAAGGCCCGCACCGAGCTGGAGAAGACGCAAGGCGCCGAGCAGCAGAAGCTCATGGAGCGCATCGCCGAGTTGGAGCGCCGGGTGGCCGAGGACCAGGAGCGCACCCGCGCCATCTCCCAGGCCCAGTTGACGCGCACGGGCCACGTCTACGTCATCTCGAACATCGGCTCCTTCGGAGAGAATGTCTTCAAGTTGGGCATGACGCGGCGTCTCGTGCCGCAGGACCGCATCGACGAGCTGGGGGATGCCTCCGTGCCCTTCCAGTTCGACGTCCACGCCATCATCCGCACCACGGATGCACCGGCGCTGGAGGCGGCGTTGCACCGCACGTTCGCCCACCGGCGCGTCAATCGCATCAACGAGCGCAAGGAGTTCTTCCGCGTCACGCTGGATGAGATTGCGAAGGCCGTGCGCGAGCACCACGGTGAGTTCGAGCTGACGCGTCTGGCCGAGGCCGAGGAGTACCGCAAGACGCTCGCCCTCCTCGATGAGGAGCAGAATGCAGCCCCGGGCAGCGCGCCCGCAGTCGCCTCCCAGGAGCGCGCCGTCGCCTGA
- a CDS encoding SRPBCC family protein — protein sequence MLKKILGGLAAAILLFVGFVATRPAEFTVQRSATLPVQADVAFSIVNDFHRWPEWSPWDKLDPNMKTTFTGAESGQGAVYSWVGNDKAGEGRMSIEESKANELVRIKLEFIKPFPSTAITTFAFKPAEGGTEVSWTMAGQNDFMGKLFCVFIDMDKMVGGDFERGLASMKTAAEGEAKKRAEAEAARVAAEKAAAEKAAAEAAAAAAAAGQPAGGAPAVAQPTP from the coding sequence ATGCTCAAGAAGATTCTTGGTGGCCTCGCCGCCGCCATCCTCCTGTTCGTCGGCTTTGTCGCCACCCGCCCCGCCGAGTTCACGGTGCAGCGCAGCGCCACCCTGCCGGTGCAGGCCGACGTGGCCTTCTCCATCGTCAATGACTTCCACCGGTGGCCCGAGTGGTCTCCGTGGGACAAGCTGGACCCGAACATGAAGACCACGTTCACCGGCGCGGAGTCCGGCCAGGGCGCCGTCTATTCCTGGGTGGGCAACGACAAGGCCGGCGAGGGCCGGATGAGCATCGAGGAGAGCAAGGCCAACGAGCTCGTCCGCATCAAGCTGGAGTTCATCAAGCCCTTCCCGTCCACCGCCATCACCACCTTCGCGTTCAAGCCCGCCGAGGGCGGCACCGAGGTGTCGTGGACCATGGCCGGCCAGAATGACTTCATGGGCAAGCTCTTCTGCGTGTTCATCGACATGGACAAGATGGTGGGCGGGGACTTCGAGAGGGGCCTCGCCAGCATGAAGACGGCCGCCGAGGGCGAGGCGAAGAAGCGCGCCGAGGCCGAGGCCGCGCGCGTGGCCGCGGAGAAGGCCGCCGCGGAGAAGGCCGCCGCCGAGGCCGCTGCCGCCGCTGCCGCCGCGGGCCAGCCCGCCGGGGGCGCGCCGGCCGTCGCTCAGCCCACGCCGTGA
- a CDS encoding L-serine ammonia-lyase, with the protein MAVSVFDLFKIGIGPSSSHTVGPMRAARTFAQRLAEGGKLERLSKLKVELYGSLGATGKGHGSDKAVLLGLRGETPEGVDVESIPALIARWRTEGRVAVLGLREVTFKDGEHLVMHRRRTLPYHPNGMRFSAFAADGTELDARVYYSVGGGFVVDEAAADGQSPIRPDTTPLPFPFTSAAELLSHCERQRLPISAIMLANEKTWRSEEEIRSGLLRIWEVMQACVKRGCTSGGILPGGLKVERRAAAMYQRLLSRPEAGLTNPLTVLDWVNLYALAVNEENAAGGRVVTAPTNGAAGIIPAVLHYYWRFVPGANEDGVVRFLLTAGAIGVLYKENASISGAEVGCQGEVGSACSMAAGGLTEVLGGTPLHVENAAEIAMEHNLGLTCDPIGGLVQVPCIERNAMASVKAINATRMAMSGDGRHFVSLDKVIKTMRDTGRDMKDKYKETARGGLAVNVLEVANLSVGLPEC; encoded by the coding sequence ATGGCCGTCAGCGTCTTCGACCTCTTCAAGATTGGCATCGGTCCCTCCAGCTCTCACACCGTCGGGCCCATGCGCGCCGCGCGCACGTTCGCTCAGCGGCTCGCGGAGGGCGGCAAGCTGGAGCGCCTCTCCAAGCTCAAGGTGGAGCTGTACGGCTCGCTCGGTGCAACTGGCAAGGGACACGGCAGTGACAAGGCGGTGCTGCTGGGCCTGCGCGGTGAGACGCCCGAGGGCGTGGACGTGGAGTCCATTCCCGCGCTGATTGCGCGCTGGCGCACGGAAGGCCGCGTGGCCGTGCTCGGCCTGCGCGAGGTCACCTTCAAGGACGGCGAGCACCTGGTGATGCACCGCCGCCGCACGCTGCCGTACCACCCCAACGGCATGCGCTTCTCCGCCTTCGCCGCGGACGGCACGGAATTGGACGCGCGCGTCTACTACTCCGTGGGCGGAGGCTTCGTGGTGGACGAGGCGGCGGCCGACGGCCAGAGCCCGATTCGCCCGGACACCACGCCGCTGCCCTTCCCCTTCACGTCCGCCGCGGAATTGCTGAGCCACTGCGAGCGCCAGCGCCTGCCCATCAGCGCCATCATGCTGGCCAACGAGAAGACGTGGCGCAGCGAGGAGGAGATTCGCTCCGGCCTCTTGCGCATCTGGGAGGTCATGCAGGCCTGCGTGAAGCGCGGGTGCACGAGCGGCGGCATCCTCCCCGGCGGCCTCAAGGTGGAGCGGCGCGCGGCGGCCATGTATCAGCGGCTGCTCAGCCGTCCCGAGGCGGGCCTCACCAACCCGCTCACCGTACTGGACTGGGTGAACCTCTACGCGCTCGCGGTGAACGAGGAGAACGCCGCGGGTGGCCGCGTCGTCACCGCGCCCACCAATGGCGCGGCGGGCATCATCCCCGCGGTGCTGCACTACTACTGGCGCTTCGTGCCCGGAGCGAACGAGGACGGCGTGGTGCGCTTCCTCCTCACGGCCGGCGCCATCGGCGTGCTCTACAAGGAGAACGCCTCCATCAGCGGTGCGGAAGTCGGCTGCCAGGGCGAGGTGGGCAGCGCGTGCTCCATGGCCGCGGGCGGGCTCACGGAGGTGCTGGGCGGCACGCCGCTGCACGTGGAGAACGCGGCGGAAATCGCCATGGAGCACAACCTGGGGCTCACGTGCGACCCCATCGGCGGGCTCGTGCAGGTGCCGTGCATCGAGCGCAACGCCATGGCCTCCGTGAAGGCCATCAACGCCACGCGCATGGCCATGTCCGGCGACGGGCGCCACTTCGTCAGCCTCGACAAGGTCATCAAGACGATGCGCGACACCGGCCGCGACATGAAGGACAAGTACAAGGAGACGGCGCGCGGAGGCCTCGCAGTCAACGTGCTCGAGGTGGCCAACCTGAGCGTCGGCCTTCCCGAGTGCTGA
- a CDS encoding DUF4082 domain-containing protein — translation MTDIQVRPARVIQHLLAAFALALLALPAGSAHAQTTYSLFANGTPAVPSVTNDFAAVELGVKFKADVNGDITGVRFYKGASNTGTHVGHLWSATGQLLATATFTNETATGWQQVTFTTAVPVTAGTTYVASYHAPAGAYAFTEYGLASGADVLPLHALAGPANGGNGVYKYGVAGTFPTDSFHDSNYWVDVVFRPAAPVTLWPATATPAVASVTNDSTPVELGVKFKADIAGNVLGVRFYKGAANTGTHVGHLWSATGQLLATATFTGETATGWQQVTFSAPVAIAANTTYIASYHAPNGSYAFDNGGLASGVDVAPLHALPGTTSGGNGVYKYGPAGTLPTDSFQNSNYWVDVVYQATGVPPPTPPPAGTYSLFPATATPGTASVSDTAAVELGVKFRADVDGKVKGIRFYKGTGNTGTHVGNLWSSTGTNLASATFINETALGWQQVTFATPVSITAGTTYVASYLAPVGGYSFDANGLANGVDTAPLHALPGTTSGGNGVFTTGAVSTFPNSSYQNANYWVDVVFEPNSALPRPGVTGSGPVLVATDPTNHFTDYLKEILKAEGLTTFATTDAGNIGNTVSLNDYKVLILGEETLSAAQVTLVTNWVNAGGSLIAMRPAANLNALLGLNASTGTQDNGYILIDTTQAPGAGITSDTMQYHGTADLHTGVTGTRAVATLYSNATTPTTYAAITLRTVGSGTAMAFAYDLSKSVILTRQGNPAWQGQNRDGSSIGPGARASDMFYGNASFDPQPDWVNLNKVQIPQADEHQRLLANMIHLTSSVPLPRLWYFPSAKKAVVVMTGDGHPGGAITQRWQNYLNASPAGCSLDDWQCVRGTVYDFVGGPMTATQAQSYTAQGFEYALHINTNCGDYTATNLDPSFYTPQLAGFASSYPGIPAPVTNRTHCIAFSDWATQPKVSLAHGIRLDTNYYYWPDYWVQDRPGVFTGSGLAMRFADVDGTPINVYQLATQMTDESGQSYPLHIDTLLANALGTKGYYGAFNANMHVDSDPSAGASGSAAIIASAQREGVSVITAKQLLTWLDAREATQVSSVAFTGTALSFTVATPARNLSLMVPTRTAAGRTLVSVTRNGSAVTTVPQTIKGVGYAFINGAQAGTYTVTYN, via the coding sequence ATGACAGACATCCAAGTACGACCCGCCCGGGTCATCCAACATCTCCTCGCCGCATTTGCGCTCGCCCTGCTGGCCCTGCCCGCGGGCAGCGCACATGCACAGACGACGTACTCGCTCTTCGCGAACGGCACGCCCGCCGTCCCCTCGGTGACCAACGACTTCGCCGCCGTCGAGTTGGGCGTGAAGTTCAAGGCCGACGTGAATGGCGACATCACCGGCGTGCGCTTCTACAAGGGCGCGAGCAACACCGGCACGCACGTGGGCCACCTGTGGAGCGCCACCGGCCAATTGCTGGCCACCGCCACCTTCACCAACGAGACGGCCACCGGCTGGCAGCAGGTGACCTTCACCACGGCGGTGCCCGTCACCGCGGGCACCACGTACGTGGCCTCGTACCACGCGCCGGCTGGCGCCTATGCCTTCACCGAGTACGGCCTCGCCTCGGGCGCGGACGTGCTGCCGCTGCACGCGCTGGCCGGGCCCGCCAACGGTGGCAATGGCGTCTACAAGTACGGCGTCGCCGGCACCTTCCCCACCGACAGCTTCCACGACTCCAACTACTGGGTGGACGTCGTGTTCCGTCCGGCCGCGCCCGTCACCCTCTGGCCCGCCACCGCCACGCCCGCCGTCGCCTCCGTGACGAATGACTCCACGCCCGTGGAGCTCGGCGTGAAGTTCAAGGCCGACATCGCCGGCAACGTGCTGGGTGTCCGCTTCTACAAGGGCGCGGCCAACACGGGCACGCACGTGGGCCACCTCTGGAGCGCCACCGGCCAACTGCTGGCCACCGCCACCTTCACCGGCGAGACGGCCACGGGCTGGCAGCAGGTGACCTTCTCGGCGCCGGTGGCCATCGCCGCCAACACCACGTACATCGCCTCGTACCACGCGCCCAATGGCTCCTATGCCTTCGACAACGGCGGGCTCGCCTCGGGCGTGGATGTCGCGCCGCTGCACGCGCTGCCCGGTACCACCAGCGGCGGCAACGGCGTCTACAAGTACGGGCCCGCGGGCACCCTCCCCACCGACAGCTTCCAGAACTCCAACTATTGGGTGGACGTCGTCTACCAGGCCACCGGCGTGCCGCCGCCGACGCCGCCTCCGGCCGGCACCTACAGCCTCTTCCCCGCCACCGCGACTCCGGGCACGGCCAGTGTCAGTGACACGGCCGCTGTCGAGCTGGGCGTGAAGTTCCGCGCGGACGTGGACGGCAAGGTGAAGGGCATCCGCTTCTACAAGGGCACGGGCAACACCGGCACGCACGTGGGCAACCTGTGGAGCAGCACCGGAACCAATCTGGCCAGCGCCACGTTCATCAACGAGACCGCCCTCGGCTGGCAGCAGGTGACCTTCGCCACGCCGGTGTCCATCACCGCCGGCACCACCTACGTCGCCTCGTACCTCGCGCCCGTCGGCGGTTACTCCTTCGACGCCAATGGCCTCGCCAACGGCGTGGACACGGCGCCCCTGCACGCGCTGCCCGGCACCACCAGCGGCGGCAACGGCGTGTTCACCACGGGCGCGGTTTCCACCTTCCCCAACAGCAGCTACCAGAATGCCAACTACTGGGTGGACGTCGTGTTCGAGCCGAACAGCGCCCTGCCCCGCCCGGGCGTCACCGGCTCCGGCCCGGTGCTGGTGGCCACGGACCCGACCAACCACTTCACCGACTACCTGAAGGAAATCCTCAAGGCCGAAGGCCTCACCACCTTCGCCACCACGGACGCGGGCAACATCGGCAACACGGTGTCGCTCAATGACTACAAGGTGCTCATCCTCGGCGAGGAGACGCTGAGCGCGGCGCAGGTGACGCTCGTCACCAACTGGGTGAACGCGGGCGGCAGCCTCATCGCCATGCGCCCCGCGGCCAACCTCAACGCGCTGCTCGGCCTCAACGCGTCCACGGGCACGCAGGACAACGGCTACATCCTCATCGACACCACGCAGGCGCCGGGCGCGGGCATCACCTCGGACACGATGCAGTACCACGGCACCGCGGACCTGCACACGGGGGTGACGGGCACGCGCGCGGTGGCCACGCTGTACTCCAACGCCACCACGCCGACGACGTACGCGGCCATCACCCTGCGCACGGTGGGCAGCGGCACGGCCATGGCCTTCGCTTACGACCTTTCGAAGTCCGTCATCCTCACGCGCCAGGGCAACCCGGCGTGGCAGGGACAGAACCGCGACGGCTCGTCCATTGGCCCGGGCGCGCGCGCCAGCGACATGTTCTACGGCAACGCGTCGTTCGACCCGCAGCCGGACTGGGTGAACCTGAACAAGGTCCAGATTCCCCAGGCGGACGAGCACCAGCGCCTGCTGGCCAACATGATTCACCTCACCAGCTCCGTGCCGCTGCCGCGCCTCTGGTACTTCCCCAGCGCGAAGAAGGCGGTGGTGGTGATGACGGGTGACGGGCACCCGGGCGGCGCCATCACCCAGCGCTGGCAGAACTACCTCAACGCCAGCCCCGCGGGCTGCAGCCTCGACGACTGGCAGTGCGTGCGCGGCACCGTCTACGACTTCGTCGGCGGACCGATGACGGCCACCCAGGCGCAGAGCTACACGGCGCAGGGCTTCGAGTACGCCCTGCACATCAACACCAACTGCGGCGACTACACGGCCACCAACCTGGACCCGAGCTTCTACACGCCGCAGCTCGCGGGCTTCGCGTCGTCGTACCCGGGCATCCCCGCACCCGTCACCAACCGCACGCACTGCATCGCGTTCAGCGACTGGGCCACGCAGCCCAAGGTGTCGCTGGCCCATGGCATCCGGCTGGACACCAACTACTACTACTGGCCGGACTACTGGGTGCAGGACCGTCCGGGCGTCTTCACGGGCTCGGGCCTGGCCATGCGCTTCGCGGACGTGGACGGCACGCCCATCAACGTCTACCAGCTCGCCACGCAGATGACGGACGAGTCGGGCCAGTCGTACCCGCTGCACATCGACACGCTGCTGGCCAACGCGCTCGGCACGAAGGGCTACTACGGCGCCTTCAACGCCAACATGCACGTGGACTCGGACCCGTCGGCGGGCGCCTCGGGCTCGGCGGCCATCATCGCCTCCGCGCAGCGCGAGGGCGTGTCCGTCATCACCGCGAAGCAGCTGCTCACGTGGCTGGACGCGCGCGAGGCCACGCAGGTGTCCTCCGTCGCCTTCACCGGCACGGCGCTCTCCTTCACCGTGGCCACCCCGGCGCGCAACCTGTCGCTGATGGTGCCCACGCGCACGGCGGCGGGCCGCACGCTCGTCTCGGTGACGCGCAACGGCTCGGCGGTGACGACGGTGCCGCAGACCATCAAGGGCGTGGGCTACGCGTTCATCAACGGCGCGCAGGCCGGCACGTACACCGTCACGTACAACTGA